The genome window GCTGGAGGTTCATTGATGAAGGGCATGAATGAGATGCTGCGGCAGGCGCAGATCATGCAGAAGAAGCTGCTCGCCACCCAGGAGGGCCTGAAGGCCAAGGTCGTGGAGGCCGCCAGCGGCGGCGGCATGGTCACGGTCCAGGCCAACGGCGGCCAGGAGCTCGTCTCCGTGGCCATCGATCCCTCCGTGGTCGCCTCGGGCGACGTGGAGATGCTCCAGGATCTGGTCCTGGCCGCGGCCAACGAGGCCCTCAAGAAGGCCAAGGAGCTCATGGAGCAGGAGATGGGGCAGGTCACGGGCGGCATGCGCATCCCGGGCCTGTTCTAGGAGGCGGCGTGGACAAGCTTCCCGGTCCCCTCAAGGACGTGGTGGAGCGGCTCACGCGGCTGCCGGGCATCGGTCCGAAGTCGGCCCTGCGCATCGGCCTGCATCTGCTCAAGCTGCCCAGGGAGTCGGCCCAGAACTTCGGCCGGGGCATCATCGAGCTGCGCGAGCGGCTCTGCCTCTGCGAGGAGTGCGCCAGCCTGGCGGAGACGAGCCCGTGCCCCTTGTGCGCGGACCCGGCGCGGCTGGCCGACCAGCTCTGCCTGGTGGCCG of Desulfovibrio aminophilus contains these proteins:
- a CDS encoding YbaB/EbfC family nucleoid-associated protein, which gives rise to MKGMNEMLRQAQIMQKKLLATQEGLKAKVVEAASGGGMVTVQANGGQELVSVAIDPSVVASGDVEMLQDLVLAAANEALKKAKELMEQEMGQVTGGMRIPGLF